One genomic region from Cryptococcus deuterogattii R265 chromosome 7, complete sequence encodes:
- a CDS encoding uncharacterized protein (genome sequence mistake), translating to MQSNQWGQYPYNQQQQPSFLNSQPTGFPGAGLQPMQTGFAQQQRPQQTGIAGAQPGQNYAFLSQPPPGSFRGNGLTPQMTGFPGGAGMVSQPTGMMPQQTGFNPTANAGRMMPQPTGFQGGMMSQPTGMMSQPTGMGLTPQQTGWQGGAGLMSQPTGVGRLQAQPTGMPHDPRLQTMMQSFMPSNMSQPFSSGVPQFAQPSQPLQQTFQSLLQNPSVNTPKIPWTLSRQEKKDYDQIFRAWDTKGDGFISGEMARNVFGQSGLSQDDLMKIWNLSDVDNRGKLNLPEFHVAMGLIYRALNGNQIPDKLPEELVPASMRDIDSTVNFMKDLLKHESSSRSGTASPAYSASAGASKDALLYKHSDEVPSTYKPSSRHLDRKSVRYAGEDPDAGLKDIRRKLESTSSMLEKSAEKSAEDEELEEEIETLQYRVKRIQEDIEYTSKGRRTAEKDEERRKLERELLFLMHEKLPELERRQERRREEKAMEERAGVRRRDARNKTHGRFDDRDRDRDEYERYRGTYDRDRDRSRERDRYDYDRDRRDRSRDRSRDRYDRYDRDRRDDRDRYDHERPQSPTGARSPPPAPPPQSASATSVSAPPPPPAPTSSSSVPSTKNMTPEERKAYIREQAQRRIQERLKALGVSSEDKQEEVDTSVQDRLEKEKQEAEEKSRKAEEAQKERDEARKRRLAEAGGGAAEPKSEEKPAEPAAPPLKSAMKKPAAPPPAPTPRNKAAPVPPPSRAHPAAPPAPPAAPPAAPTPPAPQPPAPKPEVNDPEELELRRREEAAAKAKAERRARLEALQREEEEERRQEEALLAARKNRSLGASPVPPAAETPEEEARSPAAPPAPAAPPAPPAPPAPPRNLRLLITPSESRVLPLVLLLLPLPLLAASIPSSNHPPLPLHHLLLLLSRLYPHLLLLPRLLHHQPLLPSSLLGPPDLLLASPNGRTSPRSTSTSLTLPTTSILLLVLVVKAWLRLCSVTLWVVHLLLPLVQAPPPLRRQRSLPRHLLILAVETPSKEGVHCCRPFRVVPS from the exons ATGCAGTCAAACCAGTGGGGGCAATACCCCTACAaccagcaacagcagcccTCATTCCTCAACTCCCAGCCAACAGGTTTCCCTGGGGCTGGCCTCCAGCCCATGCAGACCGGCTTCGCTCAGCAACAGCGTCCGCAACAGACAGGCATCGCAGGAGCTCAACCAGGCCAGAACTATGCCTTCCTCAGCCAGCCTCCTCCGGGCAGCTTTAGGGGTAACGGTCTTACCCCGCAGATGACCGGGTTTCCGGGCGGTGCAGGCATGGTATCTCAGCCGACGGGGATGATGCCCCAACAGACTGGGTTCAACCCTACCGCGAACGCTGGTAGGATGATGCCTCAACCGACTGGATTCCAAGGAGGTATGATGTCTCAGCCAACAGGAATGATGTCTCAACCGACAGGGATGGGATTGACTCCGCAACAGACCGGTTGGCAGGGTGGTGCTGGCTTGATGTCGCAGCCCACCGGCGTTGGCAGGTTGCAGGCTCAACCTACTGGTATGCCCCATGATCCAAGACTGCAGACTATGATGCAGAGCTTCATGCCCAGCAATATGTCACAA CCGTTTTCTTCAGGGGTTCCCCAGTTTGCCCAGCCgtctcaacctcttcaacaGACTTTCCAGTCGCTTTTGCAAAACCCTTCTGTCAACACTCCCAAGATCCCCTGGACTCTCTCTCgtcaagagaagaaggattacGACCAGATCTTCAGGGCTTGGGATACCAAGGGTGATGGATTCATTTCCGGTGAAATGGCCAGGAATGTGTTTGGTCAGAGCGGTTTGAGTCAAGACGATCTCATGAAGATCTG GAACCTCTCCGATGTTGACAACAGAGGCAAGCTCAACTTGCCCGAGTTCCACGTTGCGATGGGTCTTATTTACCGAG CCCTTAATGGCAATCAAATCCCTGATAAACTTCCCGAGGAGCTCGTTCCTGCCTCTATGCGAGACATTGACTCCACTGTCAACTTCATGAAGGACCTCCTCAAGCAtgagtcttcttctcggtcGGGCACTGCCTCCCCTGCGTACTCAGCTTCTGCCGGTGCTTCCAAGGATGCTCTTCTTTACAAACATTCTGACGAAGTGCCTTCCACATACAAGCCCTCTTCCAGACACCTTGACCGCAAGTCTGTGCGTTACGCCGGCGAAGATCCCGATGCTGGCTTGAAGGACATTCGACGAAAACTCGAAAGCACCTCTTCCATGCTCGAGAAGTCTGCTGAAAAATCcgcagaggatgaagagcttgaagaagagattgagacTTTGCAATACCGTGTGAAGCGTATCCAAGAGGATATCGAATACACTTCCAAGGGTCGCCGTACCGCTgaaaaggacgaggaaCGCCGAAAGCTTGAAAGAGAATTGCTTTTCCTCATGCACGAAAAACTTCCCGAGCTTGAGCGCAGgcaagagaggaggagggaagaaaaggccaTGGAAGAGCGTGCCGGTGTGAGGAGACGAGATGCGAGAAACAAGACGCATGGGAGATTTGATGATAGAGACAGAGACAGGGATGAGTATGAGAGGTACCGAGGGACATATGATAGGGACAGGGACAGAAGTCGTGAGAGGGATAGGTATGATTATGACAGAGATCGACGAGACAGGTCGCGAGATAGGTCTCGTGACAGGTACGACAGGTACGATCGCGACAGGCGGGATGACCGCGATAGGTACGACCATGAGCGACCTCAATCACCTACTGGCGCGCGCTCTCCACCGCCTGCACCCCCTCCCCAATCCGCCTCCGCTACCTCCGTCTctgcccctcctcctcccccggCCCCaacctcttcgtcctctgtTCCTTCCACAAAGAACATGACCCCTGAGGAACGAAAAGCTTACATCCGTGAGCAGGCTCAACGACGTATCCAAGAGCGTCTCAAGGCTCTCGGTGTTTCTTCCGAGGATAAGCAGGAGGAAGTTGACACCAGCGTGCAGGACaggttggagaaggaaaagcaagaagcagaagagaagagtagaaaggcggaagaagcacaaaaggaaagggatgaagccaggaagaggagattggcAGAGGCTGGCGGTGGGGCCGCCGAGCCTAAGAGTGAGGAAAAGCCGGCAGAACCCGCTGCGCCTCCATTGAAGAGCGCCATGAAGAAGCCAGCCGCGCCTCCTCCTGCACCCACACCCCGAAACAAGGCCGCTCCTgtgcctccaccttctcgTGCCCACCCTGCTGCTCCTCCCGCTCCTCCTGCCGCCcctcctgctgctcctACTCCCCCCGCCCCTCAGCCCCCTGCGCCTAAACCCGAGGTAAACGATCCTGAAGAGCTCGAGCTCCGACGCCGAGAGGAAGCCGctgccaaagccaaagccGAGCGTCGAGCGAGGCTAGAAGCTCtgcagagggaagaggaagaggaaagaaggcagGAAGAGGCTTTGCTTGCAGCTAGAAAAAACAGGAGTCTTGGGGCCAGTCCCGTTCCACCTGCGGCCGAAACAcccgaggaggaagctaGATCAcctgctgctcctcctgCGCCTGCCGCCCCACCCGCCCCACCCGCCCCTCCTGCGCCCCCGCGGAACCTGCGTCTTCTTATAACCCCTTCCGAAAGCCGGGTGTTGCCCCTGGTGCtactccttctcccgcTGCCCCTGCTAGCGGCTtcaatcccttcttcaaaccaCCCGCCGCTGCCGCTGCatcaccttctcctgctgctgAGTCGCCTGTATCcgcacctcctcctcctcccgcGCCTCCTGCACCACCAGCCGCTCCTGCCTTCCAGCCTCCTCGGGCCGCCCGATCTCCTCCTAGCGAGCCCGAATGGGAGGACATCACCGAGAAGCACGTCGACGAGTCTGACTCTTCCGACGACGAGTATACTACTTCTCGTGCTGGTCGTCAAGGCCTGGCTCAGGCTTTGTTCGGTAACATTATGGGTGGTTCATCTCCTTCTACCTCTCGTCCAGGCTCCGCCGCCCCTCCGGCGCCAAAGGAGCCTCCCAAGGCACTTGCTAATCTTGGCGGTGGAAACCCCGAGCAAGGAAGGGGTGCATTGTTGTCGGCCATTCAGGGTGGTGCCAAGTTGA
- a CDS encoding SAGA-associated factor 73, whose translation MPLKLNPRSPLPPFSFSTSPSPASSPHAQSQAGEAPRPPADFLPEKDMHMFGTYPLLAEGEEGRGLVKCGRCGKVGMEWAAVEHRRVCNHVLDGAPLMTKKSAKTMDAKKRRASEDVSISPSKRARLPSPSSSIVPDEYKGLKKSEIKKLQKDKIRAQKREAKERERLEIAERKRQRANNPINYDRQCGVINDKGHPCARSLTCKTHTVGAKRAVQGRTRPYDELYLDWQREHNPNFKEPVKKDKVEKKKEKKKGETEDDEVLADGEEGRREISELIALTRMAGERCKHHISTLGHIAPQPTLTPGMPPPAAPPRPQQRPGKKPPFQPTWRSSSSANDFSDVGRMLVQALAARSRPAVGGLTVQVPVPGGGGVPGSSSAGVQGQAVKIPVT comes from the exons ATGCCGCTCAAACTCAACCCACGCTCCCCTCTGCCTCCATTTTCATTCTCAACCTCTCCGTCACCAGCATCGTCTCCTCATGCTCAGTCTCAAGCCGGAGAGGCACCCCGCCCGCCAGCAGACTTCCTGCCGGAAAAAGACATGCACATGTTTGGTACATATCCTCTATTGgcggaaggtgaagagggaaggggtTTGGTAAAGTGTGGAAGGTGTGGGAAAGTTGGGATGGAGTGGGCTGCTGTGGAACATCGAC gggtGTGTAATCATGTGTTGGACGGGGCACCTCTTATGACAAAAAAGTCTGCAAAGACCATGGACGCGAAAAAAAGGCGTGCATCCGAGG ACGTCTCCATCTCGCCCTCCAAACGTGCGCGTCtgccttctccatcttcgtcaATCGTCCCGGATGAGTACAagggattgaagaagagcgagatCAAGAAGCTTCAAAAAGACAAAATCCGCGCGCAAAAACGAGaggcaaaggaaagggaacgTTTGGAGATTGCAGAGCGTAAACGTCAACGAG CTAATAACCCTATCAACTATGACAGACAATGTGGTGTCATCAATGACAAAGGTCACCCTTGTGCTCGTTCACTCACTTGTAAAACCCATACCGTCGGTGCCAAACGTGCTGTCCAGGGACGTACCCGTCCTTATGACGAACTCTACCTCGATTGGCAACGTGAGCACAATCCCAACTTCAAAGAGCCCGTcaaaaaggacaaggtcgagaagaagaaggaaaagaaaaagggtgagacggaggatgatgaggtaTTAGCcgatggcgaagaaggtaGGAGGGAGATTAGCGAGCTTATCGCTCTCACGCGAATGGCCGGAGAACGATGCAAGCACCACATCTCGACTCTCGGTCATATCGCTCCCCAACCCACCCTTACGCCAGGAATGCCCCCTCCCGCCGCCCCTCCCCGTCCACAACAACGTCCCGGCAAGAAACCTCCCTTCCAGCCGACTTGGCGATCAAGTTCTTCAGCTAACGATTTCAGCGATGTGGGTAGGATGCTGGTACAAGCCCTCGCTGCGAGAAGCAGGCCTGCTGTAGGGGGACTGACGGTACAAGTGCCTGTACCTGGTGGTGGGGGCGTACCTGGATCGTCTTCAGCCGGTGTGCAAGGGCAAGCGGTCAAGATTCCTGTGACTTGA
- a CDS encoding forkhead domain-containing protein, with protein sequence MEAQRAAHPAVIGVSHPRYPGLPLLRMKPPSPQRNNSWDLYSSGSIPSSRASTPPSTSSFPAPDPGVEGIPDGPRPLTRPQAPLAFLMGQAILNSSRGGLSLGHIYRWIETAYPFFATDTAGWRNSVRHTLSTNKVFEKTSRTTDYPSGKGSIWTIKKGEEWRWDGVETFTRTLQADSERIKSKNRTPSQTSETSSAAVLEPQCGPEPGTEGIPEGSRPLTRPQAPLAFLMGQAILSSSFGGLSLEHIYRWIETAYPFFATDTAGWRNSVRHTLSIHKMFAKVERTDRYPRGKGCIWTIVKGEECHWGENETFTKNFPPGHPHYSVCRQTVWDKERKEEGKKGGKRKKRLSDEVSELNPVPENGLIAPVESVSPKARSPHPLSNVPIPTTVPSVTTVHEKRPSLPPLRSLSGPTLPPLSSFNLQSHSSSKGIHRRSESLHSLHSRKYSSEFELPPIKRFRVSETLPSIDSPAFSRSNDIRPTLPPIRDHLTREQTSDSRAVASPPSCLPPIPLDANVASVHERASLYPQKQTSYERYSSSLDDETPNDGYQYNKFDAAFGRANEGVQVVEVDGRGEVREDMGGRKPWNGFRFWVP encoded by the exons ATGGAAGCCCAGAGAGCGGCACATCCTGCGGTCATTGGCGTCTCTCATCCTCGCTATCC CGGCCTACCTCTGCTACGAATGAAGCCACCTTCCCCGCAAAGAAATAATAGCTGGGATCTGTACTCCAGTGGAAgtatcccttcttctcgcgcCTCTACTCCCccctcaacatcttcctttcctgcCCCTGATCCTGGTGTAGAAGGTATCCCAGATggtcctcgtcctcttaCCCGACCACAAGCACCTCTAGCCTTCCTTATGGGCCAAGCTATCCTCAATTCATCCAGAGGTGGCCTATCACTTGGACACATATATAGATGGATCGAAACTGCCTATCCTTTCTTCGCCACCGATACTGCAGGATGGCGCAATTCGGTTAGACACACATTGTCCACAAACAAGGTGTTTGAAAAGACAAGCCGCACCACAGACTATCCATCAGGAAAAGGTAGTATTTGGACAATCAAGAAGGGTGAAGAGTGGCGCTGGGATGGAGTGGAGACCTTTACCAGAACATTGCAGGCTGATTCAGAAAGGATAAAGTCCAAAAACAGAACTCCGTCACAGACAAGCGAAACATCCTCAGCAGCAGTACTAGAGCCCCAATGTGGCCCCGAACCTGGAACTGAAGGTATTCCAGAAGGTTCCCGTCCTCTTACACGTCCTCAAGCACCACTGGCATTCCTTATGGGTCAAGCAATCCTTAGTTCTTCCTTTGGCGGTCTATCTTTAGAGCACATCTATCGCTGGATTGAGACTGCCTATCCATTTTTCGCCACCGATACAGCTGGATGGAGAAACTCTGTAAGGCATACCTTATCTATACACAAGATGTTTGCCAAGGTGGAAAGGACGGACAGGTACCCTCGAGGGAAGGGGTGCATCTGGACCATTGTCAAGGGCGAAGAGTGTCATTGGGGAGAAAATGAGACGTTTACAAAGAACTTCCCGCCGGGGCACCCACACTATTCCGTGTGTCGGCAGACAGTTTGGGATAAGGAACgtaaggaagaaggaaagaaggggggaaagagaaagaagagattatCGGATGAGGTTAGCGAGCTCAAT CCGGTTCCCGAAAATGGCCTTATAGCTCCTGTCGAATCAGTCAGCCCGAAGGCACGAAGCCCGCATCCCCTCAGTAACGTCCCTATTCCCACAACCGTCCCATCTGTGACAACCGTGCACGAAAAACGACCGTCACTCCCTCCTTTACGCAGTTTGTCGGGCCCTACCCTGCCGccactttcttctttcaatcTCCAATCCCACTCTAGCTCTAAAGGTATTCACCGGCGCTCCGagtctcttcattctcttcattctcgtAAATACTCATCCGAGTTTGAGCTCCCACCAATTAAGCGGTTCCGCGTAAGCGaaactcttccttctaTCGATTCGCCCGCCTTTTCGAGGTCCAATGATATCAGAcccactcttcctccaatccGGGATCATCTTACTCGGGAGCAGACATCCGACTCCAGAGCGGTTGCGtctccaccatcttgcCTGCCTCCCATCCCACTTGACGCAAATGTTGCTTCGGTTCATGAGCGTGCCTCTCTTTACCCTCAAAAGCAGACATCCTATGAACGATATTCTAGTTCTTTGGACGATGAAACTCCAAATGATGGGTATCAGTATAACAAATTTGATGCAGCTTTTGGAAGGGCGAATGAGGGGGTGCAAGTCGTAGAGGTTGACGGAAGAGGGGAAGTTAGGGAAGACATGGGGGGTAGGAAGCCTTGGAATGGGTTCAGATTTTGGGTGCCTTAA
- a CDS encoding UV damage endonuclease UvdE, whose protein sequence is MPPRRSARTVLQPSSTHMAPLATSPRNLKQMPAPSPSSKPPRGTLVAVALSMDEDDLTPPPASDVDDEQVEKSLNGAADRVLTKRKRSSKLIVEEEGKMEKGKVSSTKEKKRGRKTRDELSAAKKEAEREEELDVKERLTTPAKGKKSGRKIKVESTVTAEIEEQEKKPKKKAAKKSRIAKDEPQYDEEGNEIVKRNRKPRVYPKKIYEIPDVQRKTTTFRGRLGYACLNTVLRANKPNSIFCSRTCRIASIEEEGLELPKGLGLMNVRDLKTLIQWNEDNKIRFMRMSSEMFPFASHAKYGYSLDFADAELKEAGDLAKKYGHRLTMHPGQFTQLGSPKKAVVSASIRELEYHCEIMDRMRLGSDGVMIIHMGGVYGDKESTLARFKENYTSLASDKVKARLVLENDEICYNVDDLLPVCTELDIPIIFDYHHDALNPSASPPAELIPRIAEVWNKKGIKMKQHLSEPRPGAESIMERRAHADRCQTLPAELPDDVDLMIEAKDKEQAVFELYRIYGLEDVVHDNLRPPDPNPGIQTKGRKSNLKKKTKETEDIDFQGEQVQLSDIEKEGDGGAGDEGVNKGGQVAETVDEASMEIDGEATKEMP, encoded by the exons ATGCCCCCGCGAAGAAGTGCACGTACAGTTCTCCAACCCTCTTCAACTCACATGGCGCCTCTTGCCACCTCTCCAAGGAATCTAAAGCAAATGCCCGCTCCGTCTCCATCATCGAAACCACCTAGAGGGACTTTAGTGGCAGTAGCACTTTCCatggacgaagatgacctTACACCCCCACCAGCTTCTGAtgtcgatgatgagcaGGTTGAGAAGTCGCTGAATGGCGCTGCAGACCGAGTGTTGACCAAGCGCAAGAGAAGTTCAAAACTGattgtagaagaagaaggaaagatggagaaaggaaaagttaGTTCAacaaaagagaaaaaaagaggccGAAAGACCAGGGATGAACTTTCTGCGGCCAAGAAAGAAGCTGAgcgtgaagaagagctcgaCGTCAAGGAAAGATTGACAACACCCGccaaagggaagaaaagcgGAAGGAAGATCAAAGTTGAGTCAACAGTCACAGCCGAAattgaagaacaagaaaaaaagccaaagaaaaaagcaGCAAAGAAATCACGAATAGCCAAAGATGAACCGCAGTacgacgaagaaggcaatGAGATCGTGAAGCGTAATCGAAAGCCTAGAGTGTACCCCAAAAAAATTTATGAAATTCCTGATGTTCAGCGGAAGACGACGACATTCAGAG GGCGCCTTGGGTACGCTTGTTTGAACACTGTGTTGCGAGCCAACAAGCCCAATAGCATATTCTGCTCAAGAACTTGTCGCATCGCCAGTatagaggaggaaggactCGAGTTGCCTAAGGGACTTGGGTTAATGAATGTTCGAGACCTCAAGACGTTGATCCAGTGGAACGAAGACAACAAAATCCGTTTCATGCGGATGTCTTCCGAAATGTTCCCATTTGCATCCCACGCCAAGTATGGATACTCTCTCGATTTCGCAGATGCAGAGTTGAAGGAAGCAGGCGATTTAGCAAAGAAATACGGACATAGACTGACTATGCATCCTGGTCAG TTCACCCAATTAGGGTCACCGAAAAAGGCGGTAGTAAGTGCCTCAATCAGGGAGTTAGAATACCATTGTGAGATCATGGACAGGATGAGACTTGGATCTGATGGTGTCATGAT TATCCATATGGGTGGTGTTTATGGGGATAAGGAGAGTACTTTGGCAAGGTTCAAAGAAAATTACACGTCCCTCGCGAGCGACAAAGTGAAGGCAAGGCTTGTCCTTGAGAATGACGAA ATTTGCTACAATGTCGATGATCTTTTACCAGTTTGTACTGAGCTTGAcatccccatcatctttgatTATCATCACGACGCTCTGAACCCTTCGGCCAGTCCTCCAGCAGAGCTTATCCCGAGAATTGCAGAGGTCTGGAACAAGAAAGGAATCAAGATGAAGCAACATCTGTCAGAGCCTAGGCCTGGGGCAGAGAGCAtaatggaaagaagggcgcATGCTGATCGATGTCAGACCCTCCCAGCGGAGCTgccagatgatgtcgaTTTGATGATTGAGGCCAAAGACAAA GAACAAGCAGTCTTTGAGCTGTATCGAATTTA TGGCCTAGAAGATGTCGTCCATGACAATCTGCGCCCCCCTGATCCTAACCCCGGCATACAGACCAAGGGCCGAAAAAGCAACCTCAAAAA GAAAACCAAAGAAACCGAGGATATCGACTTTCAAGGTGAACAGGTTCAGTTGTCGGATATCGAAAAGGAGGGTGACGGAGGGGCGGGCGATGAGGGCGTCAACAAAGGTGGACAGGTTGCGGAAACGGTAGATGAGGCGAGCATGGAGATTGATGGGGAAGCGACGAAAGAAATGCCCtag